One Rhinopithecus roxellana isolate Shanxi Qingling chromosome 7, ASM756505v1, whole genome shotgun sequence DNA segment encodes these proteins:
- the LOC104676935 gene encoding G antigen 2D-like isoform X2, with protein MSWRGRSTYRPRPRRYVEPPERIGPMLPEQFSDEVEPPTPEEGEPATQSQDPAPAQEGEDEGASAGQGPEPEAESQEEVRPKTDYVGEDDPDVQEMSLPNPEEVKTPEEGEKQSQC; from the exons ATGAGTTGGCGAGGAAGATCGACCTATCGGCCTAGGCCAAGACGCTATGTAGAGCCTCCTGAAAGGATTGGGCCTATGCTG CCGGAGCAGTTCAGTGATGAAGTGGAACCACCAACACCTGAAGAAGGGGAACCAGCAACTCAAAGTCAGGATCCTGCGCCTGCTCAGGAGGGAGAAGATGAGGGAGCATCTGCAGGGCAAG ggccGGAGCCTGAAGCTGAGAGCCAGGAAGAGGTTCGCCCGAAGACTGATTATGTGGGTGAAGATGATCCTGATGTCCAGGAGATGAGCCTGCCAAATCCAGAGGAAGTGAAAACGCCTGAAGAAG GTGAAAAGCAATCACAGTGTTAA
- the LOC104676935 gene encoding G antigen 2D-like isoform X3, with protein MSWRGRSTYRPRPRRYVEPPERIGPMLPEQFSDEVEPPTPEEGEPATQSQDPAPAQEGEDEGASAGQGEKQSQC; from the exons ATGAGTTGGCGAGGAAGATCGACCTATCGGCCTAGGCCAAGACGCTATGTAGAGCCTCCTGAAAGGATTGGGCCTATGCTG CCGGAGCAGTTCAGTGATGAAGTGGAACCACCAACACCTGAAGAAGGGGAACCAGCAACTCAAAGTCAGGATCCTGCGCCTGCTCAGGAGGGAGAAGATGAGGGAGCATCTGCAGGGCAAG GTGAAAAGCAATCACAGTGTTAA
- the LOC104676935 gene encoding G antigen 10-like isoform X1, protein MSWRGRSTYRPRPRRYVEPPERIGPMLPEQFSDEVEPPTPEEGEPATQSQDPAPAQEGEDEGASAGQGPEPEAESQEEVRPKTDYVGEDDPDVQEMSLPNPEEVKTPEEETKSHCVAQAGILWLLMNNCF, encoded by the exons ATGAGTTGGCGAGGAAGATCGACCTATCGGCCTAGGCCAAGACGCTATGTAGAGCCTCCTGAAAGGATTGGGCCTATGCTG CCGGAGCAGTTCAGTGATGAAGTGGAACCACCAACACCTGAAGAAGGGGAACCAGCAACTCAAAGTCAGGATCCTGCGCCTGCTCAGGAGGGAGAAGATGAGGGAGCATCTGCAGGGCAAG ggccGGAGCCTGAAGCTGAGAGCCAGGAAGAGGTTCGCCCGAAGACTGATTATGTGGGTGAAGATGATCCTGATGTCCAGGAGATGAGCCTGCCAAATCCAGAGGAAGTGAAAACGCCTGAAGAAG AG acaaagtctcactgtgttgcccaggctgggattcTCTGGCTTTTAATGAacaattgcttttaa